The sequence CGAAGATCGGCCTCGACAACCCGGACTACGTCTACGCCCTCGCGCGGCTCTCGCCGGACTTCACCTACCGCTTGAGCGGAAGCCTGAACGACGTCGCGATGCTCGGGATCGGCGTCTTCTCCGGCGCGCTCGGAACGCCGAAGGGACTCGTTCGCGACCACTACGTCACGACGAACGAGCTGGAGGTGAAAGACGGGCGCTTCGAGATGATCCTCTCCCGCGACGAGCACCCGGGCAACTGGCTCGCCCTCGGCCCCGAGACGAACGCCCTCCAGATCCGGCAGACGGTCCTCCGCCGACCCGAGCAGAAGCCGGCAAGCCTCGAGATCACCCGCGTCGACGCGGGTGCGAAGCCCCTTCCGCTCGAACCCGCCCAGCTCGTCGGCGTCCTCGACCGGGTCGGCACGACGGTCCCGGCGATCGTCTCCCAGTTCCAGGATTGGCGGGCCTCGTTCCAGGAACACCCGTTCGAGATCCGCGAGATCGATCCGCGTTTCCTCGCGGCGGCCCAGGGCGACCCGAGCACGATCTATCTCTACAGCTACTGGGAGCTCGCCGACGACGAGGTCTACGAGATCGTCCTCGAACCGCCCGCGCGCTTCGACTACTGGAACCTGCAGATCGGGAACCACTGGCTCGAGTCCTTCGACTATCTCTACTACCCGACCCACGTGAATCACGAGACCGCCCACGTCGACGACGACGGCAAGGTCCGGATCCACGTCGCCGCGAAGGATCCCGGCCGACCCAACTGGCTCGACACGGCCGGACACCGGCGCGGCGCCCTCGCGCTCCGCTGGGTCGGCGCAGACGCGCCGCCGCCGCTCCCCGACACACGGGTCGTGAAGGCCTGAGCGCGAACGATCGCTTCGCGAGCGCTGCTACCGTCGCGCGATGGCAGAAGAGAACGCGCTCGACCAAGTCCACCCGTCCATCCGCCCGATGCTCCAGACCCTGGGCTTCGTCCGCTACGTGGAGCTCGACGAGGAGAAGCGACACGCGGTGGTCGAGTTCGAGGTGCGCCCCGACCACTGCCACTCGGGCAACGTCGCCCAGGGCGGGTTCGTCACCGGCTGGATCGACAACGCGATGGCGACGGCTTCGATGATCGGAGGCGACGGGCGCGTCGCGATGTCCCTCGACGTGAAGGTCTCGTTCTTCCGCGCCGCGAATCCCGGCCCCGTGATCGCCGAGGGCTGGGTCGAGCACGGCGGTGGGCGCACGGTCTTCGCCGAAGGTCTGCTCCGCACGCCGGCGGGCGTGACGATCGCGAAGGCGACGTCGACGATCGCGCTGCTGAAGCCGCGCGCGGCCTAGAGAGCTCTTTGCGCTTCCCGCCGGCGCCCCGGATCAGATCTCCCCAGCGAGGAACTGGAGCAGCAGCTCGTTCGTCCGCTCCGGTGCCTCTTCCGGAATGAAATGCCCGGACTGGACTCCCCGGGTACGGAGGTCCGGGAAGTGATGGGCGAAGGAATCCGCGTAGGGGTTGCCGCTCGGGATGTAGTCGTCGGCCGGCGGCTCGCCGTCCTCGAAGGCCTGCGGCACGAGGAAGGGGCTGAACACGTACATCGTCGGCCCGTCGTAGGTCAGGTGCCAGTCTTCGGGCGCGAAGACCATGAAGTTGTCGTTCCATTCCGGATGGCCGAAGAGCAGGTTCTCGTGGTGCCACATGGCGGCGATCTGCTGACTCGTGCGGAACTCGAAGCGCTGACCACCGGGCGCGCTCGCGTCCGGCGTCGCCACGTGGAAGGGCAGGCAGTGGCGGTAGTACTCGATCGAGTGGAACCAGCTGGCCGGATCCGAGAACGCTTCGACGTAGTGGTCGACGTCGTGCGCCGTCCAGAACTGCGTCGGATCGAAGCCGTCGAGGGCGGCCGACCCTTCCGAGCCCTCGACACCGGCCCAGGGTGATTCCGGCGGGCCGCCGTACTTGCCGCTCTCGCCGGCGAAGACCGAACGGATGAAGTCCGCGTGGTGCTTCTCCCAGAAGCGTTCGGCATCGGGCTCGGCCTTGAACCAGTACCCGTGGATCCCCCACGTGATCCAGACCGAGACGAGGGTGTCGAGGAGCGCGAGTCGACTGAAGCGGTCCGGGTACTTGAGGGCCGCGGCGCTCGCGATGATCCCGCCCCAGTCGTGACCGACGAGGCGCGCGCGTTCGATCCCGAGCGCGTCCATGAAGTCGATCACGTCGCGGGCGAGGATCGAGCGATCGAGACGGACCCGCGGCTTGTCGGTCCCGCCGTAGCCGCGGGTGTCCGGAGCGAAGCAGTGGAAGCGTTCGCCGAGGACCGGCAGCTGGTGGCGCCACATGTGCGACGTCTGGGGGAACCCATGGAGCAGGATGACCGGATCTTCACCCGGCTGGGCCTCCCCGCACTCGAGCGTGTGGAAAGAGAGAGAGCGGGACTGGACCTGGCGGGAGGAAATCGTGGATTGGGCCATCGCCCGAGCCTACCCCCGGCGCCGTTCGTCTCGCTAGACTGGATTCGCCGCCCTCTCGACTCCCCGGCGGCCCAGGAGATCCCCCGCCATGGCCGAGAATCCGATGACCGAGAAGGAGTTCTCCCAGCTCCGCAAGTTCATCAAGCCCTTTTCGAAGCTGAACGTCTTCGTCTACAAGCTCACCGGCGGCCGCCTGATGGGCAAGTTCCAGGGCCGACCGGTCGTGCTGATCGAGATGACCGGCGCCAAGAGCGGCAAGCAGGTCACGATCCCGCTCATGTACGTCCCGCACGAGCAGGGCGTGATCATCGTCGGCTCCCAGGGCGGCGCGCCCAAGAGCCCCGTCTGGGTCAAGAACATCCAGAAGAACCCGCAGATCATCGCCCAGTACAGGGGCAAGAAGATGAACCTCGTCGCCCGCCAGGTGAGCGACGAAGAGAAGGCGCGCCTCTGGCCGATCTGCGTCGAGCACTACCACGAGTTCGACGACTACCAGAAGCGCACCGACCGCAACATCCCGGTCTTCGACTGCCAGCCGGCGGAATAGCGCTCCCTCGACCCGACCGACCCCGTTGTCCGCCGACGCCATCCCGCGCTTCATCATCGGCACCGGTCGATGCGGCTCGACGATCCTCTCGAAGATGATCGACGTGCATCCGGACGTCTGCGTCCTCTCGGAGTTCCTGGTCGGGCTCGACGCGATCCGGAAATTCGGGGAGCGGGACGTCGACGGCGCCGAGCTCGCCTCGATCTGCGACTGCGGGCTCCGCTCGACGGGGGAGTTCAAGAAGATCGTCGGCCACCTGAAGACGCCGGAGATCCAGTTCGACCTCGAGCATCCGCCGGCGGGGGTCTCGCCAAAGAACTACCGCGACGGCGTCTACCCCGAGCTGATTCTGCTTCCCCTCGCGACGCTCTTCGACGACCCGACCGTCGCCTTCGACGAGCTCGTCGAGTTCGCCGGCAAGCAGCCGACGCGGAAGCTGAGCGAGCAGCTCCTCGCCCTCTTCGAGTGGACGACCGGGCGCGCGGGCAAGACGGTCTGGATCGAGCGGAGCGGCGGCACCCTCGCCCAGCTCCCCGAGCTGATCGAGCTCTTCCCCGACGCGCGCTTCCTCCATCTCCACCGCGACCCCCTCGACGTCGCGCGTTCCATGAAGAACCACAACCACATGCGGCTCTTCGCGCTCAGCCACTACGGCCTGCGGACCGACGCGGGGCTCGCGTGGAGCGACCTCGACGCGAGCGATCTGAACGACGCGGGGCCGATGTCCCCGAAGCTCCGGGCGCTCTTCGAGCACGATGTCCCGATCGAGATTTTCCTGCGCGACTGGAACGAGATGGTGCTCCGGGGCTTCGCGTCGGTGAAGCGACTCGATGCGCGGCAGTACGCGGAGGTCTCCTTCGAAGACCTCCAGGCGGATCCGAAGCGCGTCCTCGGCCAGATCGTCGACTTCTTCGACCTGCCGGGCGGCGACGCCTGGATGGACGACGCGAGCGCGCTCCTCACCCCGGGCAAGGCGGGACGCGCAACGCCGACTCCCGCGGAGTCGGACACGGTCCGCGCCCTCTGCCACGCCGCGCTCGTCCTGCTCGACCGCGAGGCGAGCCACCCCTCGTCGGGCAACCAGTTCGCCGACCGCCCCGCCTAGCGCGGCCCGCTAGCGGAAGTAGACGTCGTCGAGGGGAAGCCGCGTGTCGCACTTCCGCGAGGCGAACTTCCAGCCTTGCGGTGTACGCCGGACCACGTCCTCGTAGA is a genomic window of bacterium containing:
- a CDS encoding PaaI family thioesterase, translating into MAEENALDQVHPSIRPMLQTLGFVRYVELDEEKRHAVVEFEVRPDHCHSGNVAQGGFVTGWIDNAMATASMIGGDGRVAMSLDVKVSFFRAANPGPVIAEGWVEHGGGRTVFAEGLLRTPAGVTIAKATSTIALLKPRAA
- a CDS encoding nitroreductase family deazaflavin-dependent oxidoreductase, with translation MAENPMTEKEFSQLRKFIKPFSKLNVFVYKLTGGRLMGKFQGRPVVLIEMTGAKSGKQVTIPLMYVPHEQGVIIVGSQGGAPKSPVWVKNIQKNPQIIAQYRGKKMNLVARQVSDEEKARLWPICVEHYHEFDDYQKRTDRNIPVFDCQPAE
- a CDS encoding alpha/beta hydrolase, which gives rise to MAQSTISSRQVQSRSLSFHTLECGEAQPGEDPVILLHGFPQTSHMWRHQLPVLGERFHCFAPDTRGYGGTDKPRVRLDRSILARDVIDFMDALGIERARLVGHDWGGIIASAAALKYPDRFSRLALLDTLVSVWITWGIHGYWFKAEPDAERFWEKHHADFIRSVFAGESGKYGGPPESPWAGVEGSEGSAALDGFDPTQFWTAHDVDHYVEAFSDPASWFHSIEYYRHCLPFHVATPDASAPGGQRFEFRTSQQIAAMWHHENLLFGHPEWNDNFMVFAPEDWHLTYDGPTMYVFSPFLVPQAFEDGEPPADDYIPSGNPYADSFAHHFPDLRTRGVQSGHFIPEEAPERTNELLLQFLAGEI
- a CDS encoding DUF1214 domain-containing protein, translated to MSESTDPNDRLASGRAWAEFCDALKAAGDLVLENAPDDDFDRAEGYRHLARLTAHFLRNQLDESDPAKAVVSTTSPKIGLDNPDYVYALARLSPDFTYRLSGSLNDVAMLGIGVFSGALGTPKGLVRDHYVTTNELEVKDGRFEMILSRDEHPGNWLALGPETNALQIRQTVLRRPEQKPASLEITRVDAGAKPLPLEPAQLVGVLDRVGTTVPAIVSQFQDWRASFQEHPFEIREIDPRFLAAAQGDPSTIYLYSYWELADDEVYEIVLEPPARFDYWNLQIGNHWLESFDYLYYPTHVNHETAHVDDDGKVRIHVAAKDPGRPNWLDTAGHRRGALALRWVGADAPPPLPDTRVVKA
- a CDS encoding sulfotransferase, with the translated sequence MSADAIPRFIIGTGRCGSTILSKMIDVHPDVCVLSEFLVGLDAIRKFGERDVDGAELASICDCGLRSTGEFKKIVGHLKTPEIQFDLEHPPAGVSPKNYRDGVYPELILLPLATLFDDPTVAFDELVEFAGKQPTRKLSEQLLALFEWTTGRAGKTVWIERSGGTLAQLPELIELFPDARFLHLHRDPLDVARSMKNHNHMRLFALSHYGLRTDAGLAWSDLDASDLNDAGPMSPKLRALFEHDVPIEIFLRDWNEMVLRGFASVKRLDARQYAEVSFEDLQADPKRVLGQIVDFFDLPGGDAWMDDASALLTPGKAGRATPTPAESDTVRALCHAALVLLDREASHPSSGNQFADRPA